Part of the Quercus lobata isolate SW786 chromosome 6, ValleyOak3.0 Primary Assembly, whole genome shotgun sequence genome, GCTCCTAGAACTTCTATCATTGCAGGTCAATGGAAGAACACTAAAACACATTTAGGTGGCTTGATTGAAGTTGAAAACTCTTAGATAGAATAACTTTCATTATCTTTAATTCCGCAGAACTTTTGTCCTCccttattttttggaaaatatttttaaaaaagtttcagAAAAACCTTGGATTTGATGGCAGATGGTTCTTCCTATTGCTGTTGAGGATGTGAAGCGAGAGGTCAAGATTTTGCAAGCCCTTACAGGTCACGAGAATGTTGTTCAGTTTTATAATGCATTTGAGGATGAGTCTTATGTGTATATAGTAATGGAGTAAGTTTTGCTTTCATGAGCTTCTTTTCAAACTATACCATTCTCCATTTGTTTTTTCTGTTCGCATAATTGTACTGTGTCCTTTTTCTGCTTGCTTGACCTTCATTTATTAGATAAGATTTTGCACTTCTGTTTTGCCATTTTAAtctccttttttaattttcttatttcattaACTGTCCATATCttgaatttgtgtttttttttttaatctctgtAATCAGGTTATGTGAGGGTGGTGAATTGCTGGATCGGATATTGGCCAAGTAAGAGTTATTTTAGTCATGGGTATCATATCTTTCATTGGTCTTCCCAGGAGTGGCTAAAAAATTGGCTAATAGTGTTAATGGCCAcaatatttccattttttttaaaagtattttgattAATTAGTGATGACACCAGTACTTCTGCTTGATTCATTTAACTCAGGAAGGACAGCCGTTATTCTGAGAAAGATGCAGCAGTAGTTGTACGGCAGATGCTCAAAGTTGCAGCTGAGTGTCATTTACATGGATTGGTACATCGAGACATGAAACCAGAGGTATAGCCATTAGCCAGGTTCACTAGAAGGGGCATAGTTTGCTCAGTTTTCTGCCCGCACTCATTCTCCTGTACTTTCcccttttttgtttatttaacaAATGGAAATAGTAGGTTTCACAATAGTAGTGAACTAGTCAAACTAGTAACGATGCTTGACACTGGTTCCCTTGCATTTGCTGCAtgtagaattttctttttaagtcgACTAGAGTGGATTCAGCTTTGAAAGCCACAGATTTTGGTTTGTCAGATTTCATTAAGCCAGGTGGGTAAAACTTCTACTACATTAGTTCTATGAGATTCaacttttttgtgtgtataaaatatatttttctaaccAATGAACTCTAGTTTTAATGGCACTTACTCCTTCCATAATAACGGGATGGAGAGTGAAGTTGTGGGTGCATGTggaacacccccccccccccccccccccccccccccaaaaaaaaaaaaaaaaactcaactgCTTCTTGTTCTTTTGAAGCTGTTATTCTACATGTATATCTGGTCATGCATTtgattcctctaaagccatatGATTACAAACAATGCAGGAAAGAAGTTTCAAGATATTGTTGGCAGCGCTTATTATGTCGCTCCTGAAGTATTGAAACGCAAGTCTGGGCCTGAATCAGATGTCTGGAGTATTGGTGTGATTACCTACATTTTGCTCTGTGGGAGGCGCCCCTTCTGGGATAAGACTGAAGATGGTATATTTAAGGAGGTTGACTACAATCTTAATTTAAActactctttttttcctttctagcGGGACAAGTGATTAtgctatttttatttcttctgAGTAGTTTATGCTACAATCTCCAGCTTTTGTATTAGATGGAAAACAGGAcaccaccccccaaaaaaagaaacattcaGAAAATAAGTCTCACAGCTTTTCATTTTCCTGAATAAATTTACCTTTGGAGTACTTGATAATGTCTGTATATTAATGGGCATTAGCCAATGTATAAGTGCAGTCTAGGGAGGGAGATCATCACCATGTGTCTTCAATAttgcttcttttttccccccatAGTTTTCTTGTGTATACTTATCTAACTGTCTCACTTTTGCAGGTCTTAAGAAACAAGCCTGATTTTCGCCGCAAACCATGGCCTACCATAAGCAACAGTGCTAAAGATTTTGTAAAGAAGTTACTGGTGAAGGATCCTCGGGCAAGACTAACTGCTGCCCAGGCCCTATGTATGTATTGAATTTGTTTCTTAGTAAATATCAATTTTGATTACTTCTGGCATATTGGAATTGGCTAATGcaattccaaaaaattttagtttgtgaGTTGTGACTCAAACTGAGattcttttggttttctttttattttacattttagtcCCTGAGAATAGTTACTGTGTTCTGTTCTTCCCCCCTTCTATGCTCATATAAACCTttgggggggggtgtggggagGGATTAACTCATCTGATTGGTTTCAAAATTTCCAGCACACCCGTGGGTTAGAGAAGGAGGCGACGCATCAGAGATCCCTATTGATATATCTGTTCTTAATAATATGCGACAATTTGTGAAATACAGTCGGTTGAAACAGTTTGCTCTAAGGGTGAGATAATttcctttaatattttttttaagtcagaaggaaagtagtttttttttcctcatccaTCCTTTTTCGACTAATTGATTGCATTGCAGGCATTGGCTAGCACAATTGATGATGAGGAGCTTGCTGATCTCAAGGATCAATTTTCTGCTATTGATGTGGACAAAAATGGTGCTATTAGTCTAGAAGAAATGAGACAGGTAAAAGTTTTTCTTCATTATTCAACTTGGTTTACATTCTGGTaccatgtctctctctctctctcctttggTCCTAACATGGATGGTTTTTATGCAGGCCCTTGCTAAAGATCTCCCTTGGAAGATGAAAGAACCACGTGTCTTAGAGATTCTGCAAGCGGTGAGCATTTCCCCCTTTGGAGTTGGAAATAAGAAACTATCATACTACTCTAACCCAACTTCAAGAAATCTGACATCTATACCTAACTGTACTTCACTTTGGCTTGTGAATACAGttactttttaaatataatggAGTCTTTCATTAATGCAGATTGACAGCAACACGGATGGCCTTGTTGATTTCACGGAGTTCGTGGCAGCTGCTCTACATGTGCATCAATTAGAGGAGCACGACTCTGAGAAGTGGCACCAGCGGTCTCAAGCTGCATTTGAGAAGTTTGACATAGATAAAGATGGTTTTATTACTCCAGAGGAACTGAGACTGGTCAGTGATatatttttgcattaaaattacCCTTAATCTCAGTTTTGCTGACTCTTTCCCCAAAGAGTGTAAGACACAGATGACAAAAAGAACTGATGCACACAAATGATCCTGggttttttatcctttttttttgggtttaatcaGGGATTCGGATAATTTTTTGTCCCCCTGATCAATTAAGACTGGCAATTACATTGGACCATAACTTGCTTAGTCCTGGGTTTGTGCACTGTTGTCTTTAGACCCAGTTTGGCCCTTTCTTTTGTGCCAAGTGATATTAATTTTGCACGAGATCTTGTAGCATACATAAGTTTGCACACAGTGACAAAGTAATTCTTATACATGGCATTTATTTAAAGTCTAAATCAGTGTTCTGAACCTAGAGTAGACTAGAGGGTGCAAGTCTGACTCTCTTAGTCAACCTCCCTGAAAATTTACTGGTTTTGTGTTAGTTCCTGAATCCCACATCTTCCTTTACCTGTTATACTATAGGTTTGCTCCTTTAGAAGGCCTGTAGTTTCAGTGGCCAAGTGTCATTGCACTTGTAGAATTTTTTGGGATCAAAATCCTAGAACATGCATTAATTTGGGGTTGGGGTGTGCTTGCCATTGGGCAATCCTGGTTATGACAAGCAAATGATGTGCTTATCTATTTGAGCATTATAAAGATGTTCCTGTGATTCTGAAATTTGCTT contains:
- the LOC115994577 gene encoding calcium-dependent protein kinase 28-like, with amino-acid sequence MGACLSATKVSGSNSNTQNHTTVNHNRRERTKSQTTTTTTATTTATTKKHEASSHQRQTKANERNSHQLRPKEKPVSRRQSGVIPCGKRTDFGYAKDFDNCYTIGKLLGHGQFGYTYVATDKSNGDRVAVKRIEKNKMVLPIAVEDVKREVKILQALTGHENVVQFYNAFEDESYVYIVMELCEGGELLDRILAKKDSRYSEKDAAVVVRQMLKVAAECHLHGLVHRDMKPENFLFKSTRVDSALKATDFGLSDFIKPGKKFQDIVGSAYYVAPEVLKRKSGPESDVWSIGVITYILLCGRRPFWDKTEDGIFKEVLRNKPDFRRKPWPTISNSAKDFVKKLLVKDPRARLTAAQALSHPWVREGGDASEIPIDISVLNNMRQFVKYSRLKQFALRALASTIDDEELADLKDQFSAIDVDKNGAISLEEMRQALAKDLPWKMKEPRVLEILQAIDSNTDGLVDFTEFVAAALHVHQLEEHDSEKWHQRSQAAFEKFDIDKDGFITPEELRLHTGLRGSIDPLLEEADIDKDGKISLSEFRRLLRTASISSRNVSSPSVHRNSQKK